One Coccinella septempunctata chromosome X, icCocSept1.1, whole genome shotgun sequence genomic window carries:
- the LOC123321569 gene encoding uncharacterized protein LOC123321569 — MSSVPEKGKPTDHRPFINVFVGDKEFAALLDTGATRSFISSEVAAHYLPVDVVLGMDILRTHNFSINLQTAECFLNGRSIQARPSESENRGQLHAIGPLLTSLSGEEKVRLEEFLQTELKAFEDLRGTTPLIQPY, encoded by the exons ATGTCTTCGGTTCCTGAGAAAGGAAAACCAACTGATCACCGTCCGTTTATTAATGTTTTtgtaggagacaaggagttcgCTGCACTCTTGGACACCGGAGCtaccaggtccttcatcagcagtgaagtggccgCCCACT ATCTACCTGTCGATGTAGTCCTGGGAATGGATATACTGAGGACACACAATTTTTCAATCAACCTGCAAACCGCCGAATGTTTCCTGAATGGAAGGTCTATCCAAGCCCGTCCCAGTGAATCAGAGAACCGAGGACAGTTACATGCGATAGGACCGCTTTTGACGTCCCTGAGTGGAGAAGAGAAAGTCCGACTGGAAGAGTTCTTGCAAACCGAATTGAAGGCATTCGAAGACCTCCGAGGAACCACACCCCTGATCCAACCGTATTAA